A region from the Deltaproteobacteria bacterium HGW-Deltaproteobacteria-18 genome encodes:
- a CDS encoding rubrerythrin, with product MAGIFKATDILLAAQEVETRGEAFYNRLVETTTEPKLKDLFSFLAKEETKHREIFAKLYERVGQVELPAWAEEDEYVDYLKYLLDSHTLFRLGDVNHLKTFMGTPEEAIETAMGFEKDTIMFFLEMREFVPEGERKYIQACIDEERTHLRLLAGMLRK from the coding sequence ATGGCTGGAATATTCAAGGCGACGGACATTCTCCTGGCCGCCCAGGAAGTCGAGACTCGTGGCGAAGCCTTCTACAATCGTCTGGTTGAGACCACCACCGAGCCGAAGCTCAAGGATCTGTTCTCCTTTCTTGCAAAGGAGGAGACCAAGCACCGTGAGATCTTCGCCAAGCTCTACGAGCGGGTGGGGCAGGTCGAACTCCCGGCCTGGGCCGAGGAAGACGAATATGTGGATTACCTCAAGTATCTGCTCGATTCGCACACCCTTTTTCGCCTGGGTGACGTGAACCATCTCAAGACCTTCATGGGTACGCCTGAGGAGGCCATCGAGACGGCCATGGGATTCGAGAAGGACACGATCATGTTTTTCCTCGAAATGCGCGAGTTCGTGCCCGAAGGGGAAAGAAAATACATTCAGGCCTGCATCGACGAGGAGCGCACGCATTTGCGCCTCCTGGCCGGAATGCTCAGAAAATAG
- a CDS encoding hydrogenase, which translates to MNANPYLPDMATIVEVIQETHNIKTFRIVINNEERMKAFTFRPGQVGQLSVFGVGESTFVINSSPTRKDYLQFSVMRVGEVTTRLHQLQPGDQIGVRAPLGNSFPVEDLKGKNIVFVGGGIGMAPLRTLFTYMLDNRKDYGDITLLYGARSPADLTYKAELPEWTERKDVNTVLTIDNPSEGWEHKVGLIPNVLLEINPSPKNTVAITCGPPIMIKFTLQALKKLGFEDENILTTLEKRMKCGVGICGRCNIGTKYVCMDGPVFTYAQLKELPSEL; encoded by the coding sequence ATGAATGCCAATCCCTATCTCCCGGACATGGCCACCATTGTCGAAGTGATCCAGGAGACGCACAACATCAAGACCTTCCGCATCGTCATCAACAACGAAGAGCGCATGAAGGCCTTCACCTTCCGGCCCGGACAGGTAGGGCAGCTCTCGGTCTTTGGCGTGGGCGAGTCGACCTTTGTCATCAACTCCTCGCCGACCCGCAAGGACTACCTGCAGTTCAGCGTCATGCGCGTGGGCGAGGTCACGACCCGCCTGCACCAGCTGCAGCCAGGCGACCAGATCGGCGTGCGCGCTCCTCTTGGCAATTCCTTCCCGGTGGAGGACTTGAAAGGCAAGAACATCGTCTTCGTTGGCGGCGGCATCGGCATGGCGCCCTTGCGGACCCTGTTTACCTACATGCTCGATAACCGTAAGGATTACGGTGATATAACGCTTTTGTACGGTGCGCGCAGCCCCGCCGACCTGACCTACAAGGCAGAACTGCCGGAGTGGACGGAACGCAAGGATGTGAACACCGTGCTGACCATCGACAACCCGTCCGAGGGCTGGGAGCACAAGGTCGGCCTCATCCCGAACGTGCTGCTCGAAATCAATCCCTCGCCCAAGAACACGGTGGCCATCACCTGCGGGCCGCCGATCATGATCAAGTTCACCCTGCAGGCCCTCAAGAAACTGGGTTTTGAGGACGAGAACATCCTTACCACCCTGGAAAAGCGCATGAAGTGCGGTGTGGGCATCTGCGGGCGCTGCAACATCGGCACGAAGTACGTGTGCATGGACGGCCCGGTCTTCACCTACGCCCAGCTCAAAGAGCTGCCCTCGGAATTATAG
- a CDS encoding hydrogenase: MERFITKENLTRLAEELAASCRVLAPVATCGTVTFRRFQPGMTMDLHSRMATVSPKAATFPQTETLLTVKREIPEKKPEITETLPEGKSVVIGCRPCGARGKLIFNPVYETDKTKDPYYIRRRDNTVFISLACDRPETTCFCHSVGSGPADSDGSDVLLTLVGEGYVARSVTPVGEEVMKSSLFGDAGDKGKEADAKNAKAREMMGEAHDHASAPASLLARFDDMDFWQAQSAKCISCGACTYMCPTCYCFNITDDDIGLESRRIRSWDNCMSHTFTLEGSGHNPRPTKAHRLKNRVGHKFSYYPDLHKGVIACCGCGRCIKQCPAGVDIRQIVKAAQEYSE; encoded by the coding sequence ATGGAACGATTCATAACAAAAGAGAACCTCACCCGACTGGCCGAGGAACTGGCCGCCTCCTGCCGCGTACTTGCGCCGGTGGCCACCTGCGGCACCGTGACCTTCCGTCGTTTTCAGCCGGGCATGACCATGGATCTGCATTCCCGCATGGCGACGGTGTCACCCAAGGCCGCGACGTTTCCGCAGACCGAAACCCTGCTGACGGTCAAGCGCGAAATCCCGGAGAAGAAGCCGGAAATCACCGAGACCCTGCCCGAGGGTAAGAGCGTTGTCATCGGTTGCCGCCCCTGCGGTGCGCGAGGCAAGCTTATCTTCAACCCGGTTTACGAGACGGACAAGACCAAGGACCCCTATTACATCCGGCGTCGGGACAACACGGTCTTCATTTCGCTGGCCTGCGACCGCCCCGAGACGACCTGCTTCTGTCACAGCGTCGGCAGCGGCCCTGCGGATTCAGATGGTTCCGACGTGCTTCTGACTCTGGTCGGGGAAGGGTATGTGGCGCGTTCCGTCACGCCTGTCGGCGAGGAAGTCATGAAGTCCTCCCTTTTCGGGGACGCGGGCGACAAAGGCAAGGAGGCGGATGCCAAGAATGCCAAGGCCAGGGAGATGATGGGCGAGGCCCATGATCATGCCTCGGCCCCGGCCAGTCTCCTGGCCCGCTTCGACGACATGGACTTCTGGCAGGCCCAATCGGCCAAGTGCATCTCCTGCGGAGCCTGCACCTACATGTGTCCGACCTGCTACTGCTTCAACATCACCGACGACGATATTGGCCTTGAAAGCCGGCGCATCCGCAGTTGGGACAATTGCATGTCCCATACCTTCACCCTGGAAGGCAGCGGTCACAACCCGCGTCCGACCAAGGCGCATCGTCTGAAAAACCGTGTCGGGCACAAGTTCAGCTACTACCCGGATCTGCACAAGGGCGTCATCGCCTGTTGCGGATGCGGGCGGTGCATCAAGCAGTGCCCCGCCGGAGTCGATATCCGGCAGATCGTGAAAGCAGCACAGGAGTACTCCGAATGA
- a CDS encoding 4Fe-4S ferredoxin gives MSQLDDLKNAIKSHLGELECVIGWEQGYDPLHATPLFIRTEADLDRLMIGPLAVHNLATYLTGYKGKKIGVVVKGCDSKSVIQLLNEKLINREDVVIFGLCCDGVVSQRKIRAALPADPGFVESVEIGAGDLKVSVAGQSATLKLSDVQADKCLTCATPDAIISDVLIGTAHTPAPAASTACQDEFEAKSDAEKLAFWQETMSRCIRCYACRNACPMCVCRDHCIATSRDPLWISQDNSPAENMMFQMVHVSHLAGRCTECGECERACPVDIPLMLLRRWMNKQVKDVFELQAGTALQQTPPLLTFKVEEERINERGW, from the coding sequence ATGTCCCAATTGGATGATCTCAAAAATGCCATCAAGAGCCACCTGGGCGAGCTTGAGTGCGTCATCGGCTGGGAGCAGGGCTATGATCCGCTCCATGCCACGCCGCTCTTCATCCGCACCGAGGCGGATCTTGACCGGCTTATGATAGGCCCCTTGGCCGTGCACAACCTGGCCACCTACCTGACCGGGTACAAGGGCAAGAAGATCGGAGTGGTGGTCAAGGGCTGCGACAGCAAGAGCGTGATCCAGCTCCTGAACGAAAAGCTGATAAACCGCGAGGATGTCGTGATTTTCGGCCTCTGTTGCGACGGCGTGGTCAGCCAGCGCAAGATCCGCGCGGCCCTGCCCGCCGATCCGGGATTCGTGGAGTCGGTGGAGATTGGCGCGGGTGACCTCAAGGTCTCCGTGGCCGGTCAGTCCGCGACCCTCAAACTCTCCGACGTGCAGGCCGACAAATGTCTGACCTGCGCCACTCCCGACGCCATCATCTCCGACGTGCTGATAGGCACCGCCCATACTCCGGCCCCGGCCGCGAGCACGGCCTGCCAGGATGAGTTCGAGGCCAAGAGCGACGCCGAAAAGCTCGCTTTCTGGCAGGAGACCATGAGCCGCTGCATCCGCTGCTACGCCTGCCGCAATGCCTGTCCCATGTGTGTCTGCCGCGACCATTGCATCGCGACCAGCCGCGACCCGCTGTGGATCAGCCAGGACAATTCCCCGGCCGAGAACATGATGTTCCAGATGGTCCATGTCTCGCATCTGGCCGGGCGCTGCACGGAATGCGGTGAATGCGAACGGGCCTGTCCCGTGGACATTCCGCTCATGCTGCTTAGGCGCTGGATGAACAAGCAGGTCAAGGACGTGTTTGAACTGCAGGCTGGCACGGCTCTGCAACAGACCCCGCCTCTCTTGACCTTCAAGGTCGAGGAAGAGCGCATCAACGAGCGAGGCTGGTAA
- a CDS encoding hydrogenase iron-sulfur subunit: protein MPAQDVRELRIVGFLCNWCSYGGADTAGVSRFNQPTDLRVIRVPCSGRIDPLFIVRSLMNGADGVLVSGCHPRDCHYAEGNFYARRRLEMLKRFLPITGIDARRFEYTWVSASEGQRWQHVVTEFTRRIHELGPAPTFNPASEADWNTLAVQAGQGQTCPCHG from the coding sequence ATGCCCGCCCAAGATGTTCGCGAATTACGAATAGTCGGCTTCTTATGTAACTGGTGCTCCTACGGCGGCGCGGACACGGCGGGTGTATCCCGTTTCAATCAGCCTACGGATCTGCGCGTCATCCGCGTACCCTGTTCCGGCCGTATCGATCCGCTCTTCATCGTCCGTTCCCTCATGAACGGCGCGGACGGAGTGCTCGTTTCCGGCTGTCACCCCCGGGATTGCCACTATGCCGAAGGCAACTTCTACGCCCGGCGCAGGCTCGAAATGCTCAAACGCTTCCTGCCCATAACAGGCATCGATGCGCGCCGTTTCGAATATACCTGGGTTTCGGCGTCGGAAGGACAGCGCTGGCAGCATGTGGTCACGGAGTTCACGCGCCGTATCCATGAGCTCGGGCCCGCGCCGACCTTCAACCCGGCGTCCGAGGCGGACTGGAACACGCTGGCCGTGCAGGCTGGCCAGGGGCAGACTTGCCCGTGTCACGGATAG